The following is a genomic window from Meriones unguiculatus strain TT.TT164.6M chromosome 7, Bangor_MerUng_6.1, whole genome shotgun sequence.
CAAGCAGACCAGCTCTCCCTTTAACCAAATGCTCAACCGCTCTGCCCCTCAGTGAACTCACAGAAGGTGGAGATAACAGCAGCACCTGTCAGTGATGGGGGTGTGGGGGCAGATTAGAAAGACACCCCGTTGTTGTAAGCAGGGTACGTGGCTGCTAGCAACAGCAAGGTTGCAAGATTGGGGGACATCTCGGACCCTTGTGGGAGACTTTATGACCTGAGTAACTCATGAGACCTAGAAAGTtctggggagaaggaaggggtacAAAAGGTCGAAGTAAAGGCAGGGTCCTTGACGTCTTTTTTCTATTCagcccctgctctgcctcccttcGAGTTCCCCTGGCCTGGGTGAGGCAGCTAACAAAGGTCTCCTTGTATAGGTATGTTTGTTTTGGCAATACACTTCCTCAGCAACAGCTCCCTAGGGTGGGGTGGCCCAGCGCCCTTGGAGGAGCTGACTGGAAGCTGAGTGGCCACCTCAGTCTTCCCCTGGTCCCACCGTGAGTTCTAGGGATTTGTGTCCCCCCCCTCCCCAGTTCTCAAGTCCTGTGGCCTGAGCAAGAACCAGACCTAATGTTACAGGGTGAGAAAGAACTCTCCCCTGGTTCTTACACTGAAGCAGTGGGGATGGGGGCATTCtgtaagaaaaggaggaggaggaaggaaacccCCAGCGGCCCTCAGCAGCTTCTGTTGTGTTTCTTGAGGCAGGGCCTTTCTTTATACCTCAGGTTGACCTTTGAACCTGCAGTCCTCCCGCCTCAGCAAGAGCTGAGATTATAAAGATTTGCCCTCAGGGCTGGCTTCAGAGaagtctctctttttaaaatgtcccTGGGCTCCATCAAGCTCCTAACTGGTGGCACCAGAATTTAACTGCTGGTCCCAAACTGAAGCCCTGAGCCTGACAGAGACTTAGGGCCTGTGACCAAAGGCCTGCCCCACTCTCTGACAGCCCCTGCGGCCTCACCGTTGTTCACGGGCAtctgtctccttcctttctctcccctgccATGTGAAGCCGAGCTTGGTGGTGGGTTTCCTGACAGCGTCACACTTGGGGCCCCCTTCCTGACGTCTGACGAGACCAAGGAAAGTACGGATGTAAAAACATTCCATTCCATAAAGAGTGTAAATAAGACCTTTGTTTCTGCGGCACTGTTTATTCCTAAGTAAAACCTACCATAACTTTTCAAACCAAATTCAGGGCTCCGGGATTGACTCCTGGGGCTGATCCGTCTCAAATACTACCAGGGAAGGCATGGAGGAAAGCCGTCACTCCTCCACTTTGGACCCTTGGACTGGGGTGTGTCACTCGGCACCTACACAAGTGGTGGTCAAGGCGAGGGCTCAGGAGGATTCTCCGTCTGCCTTCTGTAGCCCCCTAGGGAGCGCCACATCCTTCGCCCCTCCGCTCTTGGGAGCAAAGTTCCAGGAAGTTTACTCCTTGAACTAAGAGGTGATCTCAAGTTCAGCACTCCGCCTCTGGCACCAAAGAAACCACTGTCACCTGGCTTCCTCGCAACCCTGCCTTTCTAGGATTGGTCCAGGGAACAGTCACAGGTAGAGAAAGTAGAGAGAGCAGCAATTCAAATTCACCTTTAACCCTGTGCCAGGGAGAGGGTGGAgtctgccctgttccctgtctgttCTCTGTGAAGCCACTGTGCCAAGGATGGCTGTACTTCTAGGTGACAATTTTCATGGTGGACCAGAGCGTCTCTATGCGATCATGGGGAGAGGACCCTTGGGGTCTCACAGGCCCTTCGTAAAGCTGGGGCACATAAATACAAACCTAAGAACCAGGTGTTCCTGCCAGCAGGGATCAACCGCCACCGTGGTTTTAGCTATGACCAAAGAGGCCAGCGTGACAAGCTCCTGCCTCAGACCCCACGAGTGGCAGGGAACAGGGAGGTGCTAGTGTCCTCCTCGGCTGCCTTCATTGTCCTTTGTCCTCCCTGTCATCAAAGAGGCTGGGGTTCTCCGCCAACATGGCTCggacttttttcttctctttgaagCGGCCAGAGTTGGAGACCTTGACATGCTTGCCTTTGGTGTTCTTGTCCACAATCTTCTCCAGGCGGCTGCTGAAGTCGCTGTGGGGGTCTCCGCCGTCGTGTCCCGCGGGCTCTGCTCCTCCCTCCGTTTGGGCGTAGGTGTCAGGGATTTCGTAGAGCACTTTGGGCGTGGATTTCTTCTTTCGCAGGAAGGTCAGTTTCCACCAACCAACTTCAGTCATGGTGGTCCCTAAGGCCAGGCAGGGCTTTTCTGCTGAGCCAAGTGGCAGAGACAAAGGTCAGTGGGTGAACTGGAGGAAAGGGCCAGCCCTCTCTAGGCTCATTCATAGTTAGTGGCTAttttaagagacagaggcaggtgtgcTGGTtaacgcctgtaatcccaacacacagGCTGAGCTGGGAGGGTTGTGAGTTGGggggtcagcctgagctacatggtgaggCCCTGTAAGAATTGAAGGCAAGGCTGAAGAGTTGGGGAAAGAGCCTTCAAAGCAGCCACGAAGAGGAAAGACACTGAGCcaggcagagagacagtgagacaaCCCTACCCATGCCTTCCAAAGCTGCAGAGGGAGCTTGGAGGTCTTCTCTTCGAAGCCTACAGGCTATAGGCTAGTTACACATATCCAGGTCTTCGGCACCAGGACCAAGTCCTTCCCACCACTGCCCAGGATTGGCAGACCAATGACAGGTCACACCAGCAGAAACACATGACAGAGTTAAATAGAATCTGTGATAGTTCCAGCCACCTGTCACTCCCAACAGCACGAGCCTTTCCCGGGGAGAGGGCTGCTGCAGGACTAGGACTGGGAGATCTTGGGTCCTGCCTCCTGACTTCTAGCCAAGTTCCTTCTCTGGTGCTCAGTGTCCTTATCCATCCCACGCAGCCCTGGCAGTTAGCCCATCCGTTACTGCCCCTCTACCCAGGTTGACCTGCTTTGCAAAGGAAAACTTGGGAGGTGGGGTAATCATTAGCGGACCTGTCCCAATTCCCTCCTACCACACTGCCACAGGACAGGTGTTTGAAGGGGAGTTAAAAATTTGCAAGGCGGTCAGGCGGAGCCCGACCTGTCATCCTCACAGGCTGTACTGTACCCTTCCATAATGGATGATGTGGGATTGGGGGCTGAAACCCAGGCTTCTCCGCTCACAGGCCATGTGCCCCCGACATGGAGCTACCTCCACACAGGCCTCATCTTTTATTAATTTCCACAAAGGCACTTATGAGCTGGAGGAAGGCCTGGGGAATGACGCTCTCCAGCCATTGCTGACTCGCGCAGCACGGAAGACAGGCGGAGGGGACGGAAGTCTGGAGGAATTCACCTCTATAGAGGGAACTCACGGGCACAAGCAAAGGCATCTCTGAGCCTGGAGAGGTTGGCGGCCTGGTCTTATGAACCCTGACACGCGCCGGACAATtccagggaagggggaaggagggtgcaGAAGCCAGTAGATCCCAGAAAGCTAGATGGCCACGCAACCCAGACCCACATTTGTTACCTTCTTTAAAAGCTGACGGTGAGGCTTTTGAGACAGCCAGCAGGCAAATGCACCTGCTACCAAGCCTAGTGACCCGAGTCCATCTCTAAGGCTcacatgtggaaggagagaaccgactctcaAAAGCCCTCCCCTGACTTGATGCACCATGGCACACCCCTAtacacacaatattttttttcccctttggttttttgagacggggtttctctgtgtatccctggactcactttgtagaccaggctggcctccaactcacacttgcttctacctcccagagtgctgggattacaggtgaacgccaccacacccagctacagaaaataattttcttaaatataatttAGGCAAGACAGGATTTGTGTGCACCTTTTAATCTCAtcattgggaaggcagaggcaggtaggtctctgagttcaaggccagcctggtctatttagtgagttctagaccagccaagCCTACAAAGAGAGACTCCGtcttaaacaaacagaaagcagaacagaaatgtcatttttaaaaaagctgatGATGGAGGGGGCTGAAGACATAGCTAAGTGGTGGAGCCTTTGCCTCATATACCCCAAATTCTGGGTTTAATCCCCCGCAGCAAACAGCCCAATCTTGATGGTCTTTCATTATATTTTAGAAGACCTCCAGAAAGACAAGTGCAAATTGGAATGgcagtgtgtgttgttttttttttttgtttgttttttgatgtaGAAGAAATATAGGATACTGCTTTCTCCCCCTTTGGTTCTCTGATTTTTATAATTTCCATAATGCATTAAGAGTATTTGGGGGTGAGGAAAGTATATCCaattcagaagaaaaacaaaagcaaggcaCCCTCCTGGGCTGGGAACAAGCTGAACCCCTCTAGCCCTCTCCCTTCATACTGTCTCCTGCCCCTCTACacactctcccttccccccacGCCCCAGCCCAGGAGACCCTGCCATTACTCTGTGCACAAAGCAGACCCCCCCATTGCCCGCTCCCTTTAGCTGGGCTCGAGTGACAGACACTGAAGGGAGACTTTGTTCGGCTCCCAGTTAGAGCAtggaggagggagacagagggatggGGGGGTACTTCCAGGCACCCAGAGAGTTGCGTGCACCAAGGGACAGCCTGAGAGGTTTGCCTTGGCAGCGTGCCCCGCCTGGGCTTAGCACGGCCTAGCACAGAACTTGGTGTTCCAGAGTGGGTTACTGGAAGGAGCTGTGGGAGGgcgaggagggagggacagggtgCAGCCCGGTAGCTGTCTGGTCGACCCACCACTGCCCATCTGGAGCAGAGACTTGGGGAAAtggagggctggctggctgaccCAGCTCCTGCATCTACTCCTCAGCACCCGATTTCCTAGCCCTGTTTGGGAGAGGGGCTTCTGCCTTCGAGGGTCACTGCCTATCAAGATGGCATACCTTGAGGCCACTGGTCACGAGGAACTGGCCGGAAGACCGTAAATGGGAAGAGCTTAGAGCCTTGCCTTGGTGCCCTGTGGCCTGGACTTGTACCCTGGACTCTGAGGATGATGCCTTCGCTggccctcctgtcctctccgtcCAGGACACCTAAACACCTGAATAAGTGTTTGTCCCTTGAGGCAAGGCAAACACATGGAAATCTAAACTTGTAAAACACAGAAATTGACAGTCTATTCTGCGCTTTTCATAATAACTCAGACCTCAGCTCCAAGAGTCTTCAGTGCACATAAAAGACAGTATAAAATCTGCCGCTGGTGGCACCTGACTTTAACCCTAACATCCAGAAGGCAGAGATGGCGGGATCTCGGTGAGTTGAAGGTCAGCAGAGCTCCAGGACGGTGAAAGAAATTGTCTGGCAGGGTTAGTGGTGGTGCAGAGGACTGTGGATCTCTAAGttctaagttcgaggccagcctggtctacagggagagttccaggatagggctacacagagaaaccctgtctctgtaaaccaaaaaaaaaaaaaaaaggaaaagaagaaaggaaggaagaaactctGCCTAAAAACAAAGAACAGGTATTAAGCTGATACATACTTGCAATCTCAGCCCTCAGGCGAGAGatcacagtgagttcaaagccagcctgatccacCCAATAAGTTTCTAGTTCAGCCTGGCCtccagagtgagaccctgtctcaaaaataaaacaaaatggacaaataacaacaaaaagtgcCGCTGTGTACATGCTTCTCAGAGCTCCGGGGTTGTAAAGAGTTAACTGTTTCCAGTCACATGCCCATGAGTGATCTCAGAAAGCCAGGGGGTCCTGGTGGTGGACACAGAGACCTGCTGGTTGGACCCCAAGATGCCAGGCTGAGGGCTGAGCCCTTGCCCTGGGCCCTGCAATCATGGGAGGAGGGAAATCAGGCCCCAAGGATGCCAGTTCCACCTCTTGCTGTTTGCGTGGCTTCAGGGCCGGTGAAAGTCCTCGTGAGACAACTTGTCACCTCCTGCCTCTGGTGGCTAGCACCATGGCATCCACACGAACGCCCAAGACAGGCCCCATCACCCCAACTAGGACAGTTTCTGAAGGGCTTTGCCCAGAGCGGCCAAGCTTCTACTGAGCTCAACAAGTTAACCATTGActgaggcaggggtggggggtgcaggggagggagggagggagttggTTCCGTGTTGTGGAACCTGCTCCCCTCCTTCTGCGGGACCCCCAGTGGCCCTTGACCACCCTGAATGAGACTGGACGGGTGGTGGAAGATGTCTCTACCACTCTACCAGATAGCCAGATACACTGGTGTCCAGGGTTGTGGGCCAGAGGGGTGGTCTTGAGCTAGGAGTTAAAAATGAAACTTTctctgcaggtttttttttttttttggaggcctGGACCTTCTCCAAGAGGCCACTGAGGTGAAACTGGACGGAGTCTGTCTGCCGGGCTCTCATCCACCATGGAGGCAGAAGTAAGAACCCTGGCTCTCGGTTTCCCCACCCACCAGTCCCTGCTTCGGGTACCTGTAATCCTCCGGACCGCTCGGGGCTGGAGGCAAGACTATTTCCTAGAGGAGTTGAACGTAGGAGCTGCCCAGGCAGGTGAgactggaggaggaggaagagagggtgtcTCCAGGGTGCCGTGCTGGCCACCCTCAGCCTGGAGAGGTGGGTAGGAGCGGCTGCAGGGCAGGTGTGAGAGAAACAGGTGCAGCAGCAGGTACCTGGAGCAGCTCTGCGGCTCCAGGAGTCAAGGTGAACCTGAAACCCGGGGCCCCTCCCAGCTAAGTAAACAGAAGCAGAGGCTGGCTCAGGCTGATGAATATTCATCACCCCAGAAATCCAATCCCGGTGCCCCCGCATCCACCCAGGAGCTAGGGTCCCTCCTGGGATCACCAAGCTAGAGGACAGGATCCCAAGGGACATCTGGCATGGGGGAGCACGGAGCCTCCCTCCTCAGTTTTCCTGCTCTTCAGTGTCTGGTTGCATTCTGAAACCGGCTCCAAAGCCTCCCCCACCCATTTTCTCTTCCAAAGAGGCTTAGACCCCTCTCCAGCGTAAGCCACCAACTTGGATGTTGTCAGGGCACACCAGGGAAAGGGTTAAGGGCCTTAGCGGGCTGGGCTGGGCATCTCAGCTCCTTTGAACTCCCCGAGTTGAAACCAGTCTCCGGTTGAACTGGTTGGCGGACCGGTTCCCAGGCTGTCTGCTCTCCCCCACCCAGAGCTCCTCTGCAGGCTGGGGGACTCCTGACCTGATGGCCCCTCCTGAAGACCTCACTGGAGGAAGCCAGGGCAGCCTGGTGTGTGGGCAAGGCTCGTTAGAACCCTCacagagcccctgctcagaggtagttatgggggggaggggtgcttaAAATAATATACCAGGTGcgataaccccagcactcaggaggctgaggcaggaggatcaccagttccaggtcagcctggtctacacagaggaaTCTGTCTCAAAAGTATTAAAATTACGCAAAGAATTTCCTGTGGGCATCAGCTTTTCTCAGACTGCCAAGGAGAAGGatagagatggaggaggagggggaggaagggaaaccaacggcggggggggggggggtggaggaggaggaaagaagggaggaggaggtggtgatAGGTGTAGGTAAACAGAAagggagaaagtgtgtgtgtacagtCACCTCCCACAAACCCACCTCGGCCCAGCTGCTGGCCGAGGGCAGTGCCACCCTGAGGCGTTCCCTTGACCTTCAGATGGGTATCTCTCCGGAGGGAGAAACAGCTGCTGCGTACCCAGGTTTCTCAAGGCGGTCTTAGACCCAGCAAACTCACAGCTGCCTCTCCTCTGGACTGAGCATGTGTGCCCAGGACAGAGAAAGGCACTGgggcttaaataaataaataaataaataaataaaacaaaacacaaaaaagttcTGATTTCCCTGGCTCCTTCCCCAGGGTCTGTTTTGACCCTAACTAGCCAACTCTCAAGTCTTCCTCACTCCAACCTTGCTTTTGCTAGGTGTAGcagcctcctcttcttcctcctcacttcccccttcttctcctcctcttcttcctcttcttctccataGCCTTGGGTCCTGTCTATCGATCTCCATCCTAAACACCCCCTCCATCCTTAATAGCCCTTGGATGGACAGGCTTTCAAAGGCTTCCTATCCGGTGGGCACACCAGCGCTCCCTCGACCAGGGCTGTCTGAAGAGGGAACCTCTCTAGTAGTTTTTAACCTGTGGGTCAGAGACCCCTTTGAGAGTCACACACCAGATACCATGCATATTAGATATTCACATTACGACTCGTAACATCATcgaaattacagctatgaagaaGCAACAGAATACAGTTTTGCGgtttgggggggtcaccacaacacgaggtaccgtattaaagggtcgcagcgttcGGAAGGTTGAGAAGCGCTGTCATAACCTTCTAAGGTTCTTCCTGTCCTTCCCATCGTCCTCTTCTGAACCCAAGCTCTCCTTTGCCTGCCTTTATGGGTACAGAAGGTTCTCAGGAAGGTGAATTCAGGAGAGCTGGCTATGCTCTGAGATAGGAATAGCTTCCTCACTCACTCAGTTCCCCAAGCCAAACTCCTATTCATCCCTCAAAACATGAACCAATTATTACGCCTCTCATAACAGCGAGGCTTCTCTTGTACCCCATAGGTGTTGTTCATGTATTTTTGTCGCTGAATGCCATGATGATATACACacgcatgtgcatacatgcaaataaGAGCATATAATAAACGGCACAAGTGTTGGTCTCCCTTATAGAATATTAGCTCCTTAAGCCCAGAAAGCTAGATCACCAGTTCCCCCGACACAGCTGCTGCACagcaggattttgttttgttttgagacagagcttctctgtgtagccctggctatccttgacccgctttgtagaccaggctggcctcgaacgcacagagatccacctgcctctgcctcgctgagtgctgggattaaaggtgtgcaccccagCTTGCATAGtaggactttatttatttatgtattttctttttgaaataggatctcactgtggtagccctggctgtcctggaacttactatgtggaccaggctggcctcgaactcacagagatccacctgcctctacctcccccgagtgccgggattaaagacgtgcaccactatgcccggCAACGCAGTGGGACTTTAAAAACACTCGTGAGAaagggaagcagcgtcactgttATCTACAAGAGCTCTCCAGTGGCCGCTTGCTCAGCTTTGCCCAGAGCACCTAGGTGTGGGAGGTGGAGATTCTGCGTATTTGACTATATGGCAGTGGCATCTTTAGCGCCAGCTAGCTCTTGGCTTATCTTCTCCAGGGGTGAGGGCTGCTGGGAGTCCGGGGGTGTTATTTTGCAGACTTACTCTGTCTCTGGTACAAGGCACACACGGTTGTCTTAGTAAAACCACCACAGCTCCCTAGGCAGGCAGGTCGCTTTCGGGATTCCGAGGCTATCGTTTGACCCAGAAGAAGCTGAGAAGCTGACTGCAGTCCTGACTCCGGGAGGAGGGTAGGAGGGTAGTGAGACCTGCTCCGGCCCACTGTTAGACCTTGTTCTCTGGGCTCTGCAGTGGAGGTGGGACCCCTCACAGGCCCAACCGTGGCCTGCCCCGACTGAAGGCCGCGAGGACAGGTGCAGCCCCTTCCTTCTGGAAAAGTCTGGCTGGAGAAGCCAGGCCCAACCTGTGGCCTTCGGGACATCTATTCCGGGAGGTgaagaactggagttatagacgtCACTGACTTTCTCTTAGTGCTGTGTAAAAACTGGCACTTTTAAAGAATGTCTTCAAAAACTAGGTTCAAGTATGACACGCCATACACAAGCCAACTGTGTGCgtttttgagagaagtatccttCCTGACTTAAATTCGCCCAAGGGAGAACTGAGGACCTGGGTGTCCTGTTGGGGCGCACAGCCAGGGTCACCTATTTGATACCACACCTAGCCTGGTCAGACGCAGTCTTGCCAttttcctgagctctgcccagGGAACAGAACTTGGTTCCGAGGCTGTTTTCTAACACGGAGGGAAGAGGGGAGCTGTGTGATCCCTAACGCTCCCCTTCTAGGAAACTGGAGCTCCTGAGACAGTGTGCAGGGCCCGGCCCACGTGACCAAATGGAGGAAAGCGGAAGAGACCAGATCTTGAGGTTGCTCAGCTGTCCCAAGTACAGAGGGCAAAGATCAATTTGTGATGGGACACGCCCAGGGCAGCCGGGAGGCAGGGCAGGAATGGCAGCAGCTGCCTTCCCTCTGAGGTGGGCAGTAGAGTTTCCACGGGGAAAAtaggtttctttcatttttagatGCCATCCACTCCCCAGATGGGAGGGAGTCTGGATCATCTCAATACCTCATAGGTCTTCCTGGatatactgatatatatataactttttttcataccagggattgaacctagggcctctaccactgagcagcgTCCTCAGTGTTGTTCTTTGGtttgttgactctgttgttccttttttggtttttgaaaccaGAACATTTACTTTTGCGACTGAGTGTCAAAACCCTCGTTTCTTGCTCATCTCCCTTTCCGTCTGCCGCTAAGGCCCAGAACGCCTGGAAGAGAAGGCGCTCCGGCCGTCttgtcttttcctctcctttgtttttaccttttattctgagacaggctctcactcaGCTGGGCAGGCTGACTGTAGCTCTTTCAGAAACTCGGGTGAGACTTTAACTCGCCTCAGGCCCCAGAGCAGCTAGGATTACGGGTGCGTTGTCACCAGCCTGGCTCCTGCTCAGATTCTGCCCAGTTGTTACTCTTGGTATTGATCATCTTCGGCAGCTGCAACGAGGTCACCCCAGACTTACCTTGCATGGAAGATCATAAATTGGTTCTTCTATAGAGATGGAGGTCAGAAGTGCAAAACCAGActttcgggggtgggggtggggtgttcaGATCAAGGAGTTGGCAGGATCATGGGTCCTCGTAGGGACCTCTGCTCCCAGCTTCCTCCAGCTTTGGGGACGCTCTGCTCGCCTGGCCTGTGGCCGCACTGGCTAGTAACTCTGCTGTCGTCGCTCGACAGACACTCACGAGGGGGCTGAGGCTGGCTTAGaggcccccccgccccccacccccatcctccaAGAGCCTTTGTGCCTTTATAAAAGACTGTCCCTAAAGTTCTTGATCacggctgggcatggtggggcacaaccttgatcccagccctggggaggcagaggcagttggatctctgtgagttcgaggccagactggtctacaaagcagtgagttccaggacagcacagagaaactctgtcttgaaaaaccaaaaaaataaaaataaaaattcttgacCACTTCAAACCCCAGAATACGACTGTTTGAAAACAGATGTATTTAGTTAAGATGTGGTCATGCCACATGAAGTAGGTTCTAAACCCAAGACCTGGGGTCCTTGTGGGAAGGTGAGACAAAGAGGCTCACAGAACATTTACCGCACATGCTAAGGAAGGCAGGCTCTGAAGTGACATTCCTGCAAGGCCAGCTGGTCACTGCCAGAGACGGGGAAGGCACAAGTCAGATTGTCACCCGGGAACCAGCTGTGCTGACGCCATGATTTCAGAGCTCAGGTTTGTGATAACCGGCCACAGCACCTCTAAAAAAATTACACACCTACTTTCTCGCAAGGCTGGACATCACTTAggtatttattggccatttgggCTTCCTGTTTATGGAA
Proteins encoded in this region:
- the Prr15l gene encoding proline-rich protein 15-like protein isoform X3, whose translation is MTEVGWWKLTFLRKKKSTPKVLYEIPDTYAQTEGGAEPAGHDGGDPHSDFSSRLEKIVDKNTKGKHVKVSNSGRFKEKKKVRAMLAENPSLFDDREDKGQ
- the Prr15l gene encoding proline-rich protein 15-like protein isoform X2, with product MEKPCLALGTTMTEVGWWKLTFLRKKKSTPKVLYEIPDTYAQTEGGAEPAGHDGGDPHSDFSSRLEKIVDKNTKGKHVKVSNSGRFKEKKKVRAMLAENPSLFDDREDKGQ
- the Prr15l gene encoding proline-rich protein 15-like protein isoform X1 gives rise to the protein MAEKPCLALGTTMTEVGWWKLTFLRKKKSTPKVLYEIPDTYAQTEGGAEPAGHDGGDPHSDFSSRLEKIVDKNTKGKHVKVSNSGRFKEKKKVRAMLAENPSLFDDREDKGQ